In Mytilus edulis chromosome 3, xbMytEdul2.2, whole genome shotgun sequence, the genomic window gtcacgcattatctttcacgatcaaaataatgtGTTGCCCGagctttcacgatcaagtttgatgttcaacaaattcaaggttttcatatacaaattattgcttttaaGAGAAGAATATACcttaattttactgtactatcagatacaccaaagattaaatttcaaatatatcccGATAAACTGAAAAAtcaccattataggtacaaaaagcgtgttatttgtaattaatttcatagacacgcattgcgccttttgtgttttttcaaaaaatacatcatattttctttatattctttcacagttatgttgaggaagttaaaccattttgacagacatatttttttgttcggatttgttccacgttttgaaaattaagcgattttttcaaagattctgaactagaatatacattaaatgtctttcacgatccgttacaaGAACTTTCActatcgtctctcaatacttgaccgccgttagatattctttcacgatcatttctctcgataaaccgaatgataCCCGTGATATGTGTCTGTAATCGTGCATAAAATTGTGAATGTAATACACAAATCTTAATCAACAAGACAAATGAAATGATAAACGAACAGCtcaacatatatattttgatttctcCATTTTGTTGTGAACTAAATATTTAGTTCaacttgtcttttttttaaagaaatatttttatgggtttttttctctctatttttTAAGCTTACTCTAAACAATGCGGATTCCTTAGAAATCTTGTTCGTAATCAGTGTCAAATAGAACAAAAGGAAGTAGAAATAGTAGCTATTGAATCAGGCCTCCAAGaattaattcacaaaatattatTTGCAGTCGAAAAAGAATATTCTTGGTTTAAAATCTCGAGAATATTACCTTCAGGCAGTTTTTATGAAGGAACTAAAATAGGGAACTTAGACGAATTCGACTACATGATCGTTTTACAAGCCCTATCTGGAGATGATATTGAACTCCATGATGGATGTAATCCTTGGTATAAAAGAATTGAGATTAAAGATGAAAATCACTGTTTCAACAGATATCGTTGTAGAGTTCGTTACGAGAATACTGCTTACAATTATCGCTATCATTTGCACACTTCAAAATACATTGTATCAGATTTTTGGCATGCTGTGACCAAATTTCAAAAATCGACAAAATTGTCTGTTGAAATACCCCAGGGGATCTTAACTCATGACGAAAACGAAAGTGATAAATTGCTATTTACATATATCAAAAGGACAGGAATTCCTGAATCAACTAGCCAAGACAAGGACCGTTGCTTACTTGTTCCAATACAAAGAATGGATATAGGAGTTGATCTAATGATGTCAATAGAACATCCATGCCTGGAGTCAGTAGCTAAATGTGATGGGTTTCCATCGGAATACAAAGAACTCCTGATGAAGCATGGCTGCCACATTGTTATCAAATCCTGTCATATTCAACACTTTCCAGAGCCGACATGTTACTTTATTTCTTTTGCAGCTCTAGAGCTCGAACTAATGAAAAACCTCGACGAACATCACAAGAAATGCTACAAGATATTAAAATGCCTTCTTACTGGAGAAATGAACTTCAAAGGAAAATGCATGAATTTATCTTCGTATGTACTTAAAACAGCTTTCCTTTTTCATGTTTATGGGAGCAAAGGATGCACTTATTTTAGTTTGGATACAAAATGCATTAACGAAGTTTTAGACTATCTGTCTTCCTGTTTTTATAATATAAGGATGCCATGTTTCTTTGCTAGAGACATGAATACTTGGGGACACATCCTGGAATTTCCAGTCCATAGTTGGACAGGTTGGGATTGTTATGACTCCAGAAGAATCGCATTTTGCTTCTTGTGGGTAAAATTGTGGTGTAAAATTGTCCATTTCGTCAAGACCGCCATTTCAGCGGAAAATATTCCGAAAATGGACGACTGGTACACACTACATGATAAATGTGAGTACATGAAGAGAACCATTTATTACCTACTAGAAAAGTACACAGATTGGGACAACAAGGACGTGCAAAGAGGAATAATGACCAATGAGGAGCTTAAAGGCAAAAACCTTGCCTCCTGTTCTGATGAACAATTTACTCAATTTGTTAAGAAATTGCAGgagttttataatataaaattgagttttcttttgtaaatttgacatttgaaCATATGCAATTCAgtttaatgttggtttttttagtAGCAATCATCTCTTAAATAGTACAGACTGAATATCCAGTTATAAATGTATTACTATGTTACATGTACAGAATTATAGGAAactatataaatatgtatttttgtgtTCCATTGATCAAACAATACGAATTAAGTGAATGACAAACATTCGTCTGCTTTAGGTTTTTTTCATTTAATGCTTCCAGtatggacacagatgagtgtggatagcaATGGATTAATGTTAACTGTTTTAGATTTGAGTCATGATATATTTGGTGTTTTTATACTGTCCTTGGCATGATatgaattgtaaataaaaattgtatgttttttgaatatcataaatacagttgtgaaaatgaataatcagtcccttgctttaatgaaaatgaaaaatcttgcttcactagtgcagaaaatgaataatttgtcctcttagattacaaaaataaataaccgatcaaaaacaaatcctcctgccccctcccccagaatatcaaatggtcgaccCCTAAGTctatatataggatttttttttgcgACAAGTCCCTtaaaccatgtatttagatttttggataaaggaccacaataggtaaaagtccaatttaatattcaatgttttaagttcttagggagctaccatttgatttttatggggggggggggggggggggtctaggatgaaatttgaaaaaaaataggcaggacaggagttctgagtaaaaaaaaaaggcaggatgagacactttgcaaaaaaaaaaggcaggatgacaatttatgaaaaaaagtcaggacaaactattaaaaaaaaaagcaggaccgaatagagtgaaaaataaaaaggcaggacagagattacagctaaaaaaaaaagacaggacaaaatttttcatcctagcccccccataaaaatcaaatggtagctcccttagactacattcattctgtgtcagaaacctatactgttttgactatttgatcacaatccaaattcagagctgtatcaggctttaatgttgtgtccatacttgccccaactgttcagggttcggcctctgctgtagtatcaagctgcgccctgtggagcatctggtttatttgaaGGGCAGATGTTCCCGACCTGTTTATTAGTGGAATTGTGAATCAGGCCATTActcttctcaattgtattaatgcATAATTTTCATGTTCGGACAGTTTccttcatttttgaaggctgtatggttgcctataattgctttgtcatttgaacatttgtgggtagttgtcttattggcaatcttattacatattttaatttttatacgtatccatccttcagaaaagttgttccaaatgtaATGAATCCCCTCCAGGCTTGCCTTTATCTTCATTGGAacaatttttgggatacgattgcttttatgaattgtaaaaaaTTATGGAGGATAAATTCCGTTTGTTTATTTAGAATTTTGAGTAGATCTAACAGGTTTATTGAAAGAATTGTTGAACTTTATGTTTAGTATTTGACAACCtagtatttatttgaaattgaaattaggtccgaaatatttgtatgatttgtgcgaaattttctttgattgcgattttttctacaACCAagagaacggtttttacgaacgGTTTTAGAAACtttatccaaaatgttaacagaatcggttcttggtatactaccaattcccatgatattatcattaaaacCGAgcgggtagactgtctgtaattttgtaATCCAATTTAATtaatgtgtttgtttgttttgttcacagatcgttgttaatataaggaaatttgatgcgactgtcatacaagtgagatgtttagctagctttaaaacaagatttaatccaccgttttctacataggaacatgcctgtaccaagtcagaaatatgacggTTGTTATTCATTCTGCCTCAGTACTTCATAGTATCTAATCCTTTATGGATGTCTTttgcataaataaataaaatcgtatatataatgataaattgatgaaaatgatATAATGAGGTTGTTTAATTTGATGTACGCCTTTTTATGCTTctttgttacaattttttttttgtctagtgattaagatgataacacaatgttgactgctgtacccctaattttgacatttttacttattgtgtctgtttgttttgttcacacatcgtagTCAAGATAATGCAATTCTATACAATGGttataaaagtgagaggtttagataacTATAAAAACAGGATTAGtctacaattttctacataaggaaatgcatgtaccgttttgaattttcctcggagttctgtatttttatgattttactttttacattctCGTTCCTCTTTACTATCAGATATGAATTTGTCTATTTATAAACAATGCaccgtctggcgtactaaattattaatCCTGgtggagagggcttacataggctatgcctgttgcccaatccaattcaatttatttgaataaaatattgtttaaactaaatacctGAAAAAGGCTGAATGATGTCGGAGACAATTAGTGCttacatataaacaaataagagTTAATACGACTTTGCTGAAATAAAACTAATGCAAATATAGAATTTCAAACCTAACCATCTGAATGAACTGATTTACATGATGTTAAAATAATCGACTTTTTCAGAGTATTTTCTGACGAATTCTCCTTTAATTTTATAGACGAACAGATATTTTTTTACCTCAGGTATTTGCAgtggatataaaaaaagaagatgtggtatgattgccaatgagacaactctccacaaaaccaaaattacacagaaattaataagTATAGatcactgtactgccttcaactTTGAGCATCGCCCATATAATCGACTGACACATTATACTTATGTTATGAGCAGTTTGTAGTAAATACCTGTTCAGATCTGACCATTTGTATCCCAAGttatataagaggggcgaaaaataccagaggaaaagtcaaactaataaatcgaaaataaactgacaacgtcatgtctaaaaattaaaaaagacaaacagacaaataatagaacacaagaaacaacatagtatattaaagactgagcaacacgaaccccataaaaacTGAAGGTGATCTCAgatgccccggaagggtaagcaaatcctgctccacatgtggcatccgttgtgttgcttattttaCTACCAACCCGGTAATagtctatcaaggaaatcatgataggaaatacaagcgcggGAATACCGTATCAATTgcgagatatatactccgtatgcaggcgctgctgaaatgttgctacatagaaatggaaagttcacgattggaaagctgaaatcttCTCGTtggtcataaagttttgttttcaaccgaccctcattgtcaatttctagatgtaagtcaagatatgaggcagacttaactgtatctgtttcATCCTTTAtgatctctagttcgatgggatagatgcgttcaacatagttaccaaagtttgaattatttagtgagaggacatcatctatatagcggaaagtaaagttaaaagatattgctaatttcttatttttcatccttagaagttcctgtatgaagtcggTATATCTGTCGTAGCAATTCGCTGGATTGATAGATATCAAAACCATAATACAATACATTCGAATGAAGATGAATTTCTAATGACGATGTTTTCCTTGAAATTAGTTGATTttacatctttttattatttgatcTAAAGAGATTGCAGtgaaatgaatgaaatatgattttttaaacctGTTATCGAATTAGAAGTACACAGAGCGcatactaaaaaaaattataactctTAAAGTTGCATAGTTCGGGGTTTATCAACGTATTAACCAATTCAccattttgatcattttaaaatgcctgtacaaagtcaggaatatgacagttgttgtccattcgtttgatgtgttttatcattagATTTTGCCCTtagattaggaactttccgttttgaattttcctcggagttcagtatttttgtgattatactttttaatacgcaaattattattgtatttgtaGTTGATCGCatcttttatattaattattcGTTATATACCAAACTACACATTGAGAAGAAAGTATTATCTATCTGGTAATTATAAAGAGGAACATTCAAAACAA contains:
- the LOC139517103 gene encoding uncharacterized protein, encoding MAYSKQCGFLRNLVRNQCQIEQKEVEIVAIESGLQELIHKILFAVEKEYSWFKISRILPSGSFYEGTKIGNLDEFDYMIVLQALSGDDIELHDGCNPWYKRIEIKDENHCFNRYRCRVRYENTAYNYRYHLHTSKYIVSDFWHAVTKFQKSTKLSVEIPQGILTHDENESDKLLFTYIKRTGIPESTSQDKDRCLLVPIQRMDIGVDLMMSIEHPCLESVAKCDGFPSEYKELLMKHGCHIVIKSCHIQHFPEPTCYFISFAALELELMKNLDEHHKKCYKILKCLLTGEMNFKGKCMNLSSYVLKTAFLFHVYGSKGCTYFSLDTKCINEVLDYLSSCFYNIRMPCFFARDMNTWGHILEFPVHSWTGWDCYDSRRIAFCFLWVKLWCKIVHFVKTAISAENIPKMDDWYTLHDKCEYMKRTIYYLLEKYTDWDNKDVQRGIMTNEELKGKNLASCSDEQFTQFVKKLQEFYNIKLSFLL